The following are from one region of the Candidatus Cloacimonadota bacterium genome:
- a CDS encoding discoidin domain-containing protein has product MGYNNNISQQTQAQRDATTAQLEHNIAVQGPLINLPLELTTWASTSNTDYMAKLTAAGIEKGERDVKSEEFQYKKAETYENLVGIRELTEAMVYDAGEKDELLDMYGLIGPTPLDRAGLKKVITQYKETADRLRLEGDPRVLAEAIVNKLVTLKDEMESLWLDYRTEKEDSMEAYDILQECYDEGSEKLRHIYRYATLAWGKYSPKLLLLGFEPLTPPPGHGQPDIPTNVTATWEDPNVKIACDPCEGATSYQFEYSDDGEEFMELYAGEEYSYTYEPPANKRYYRIRARNANGFSEFSEIVEFEPPKV; this is encoded by the coding sequence TAATAACAACATCTCACAGCAGACACAAGCACAAAGAGATGCAACAACTGCTCAACTGGAACACAATATTGCTGTACAGGGACCACTCATCAACTTACCCTTGGAGCTAACCACCTGGGCTTCCACATCTAATACGGATTATATGGCGAAATTGACTGCTGCCGGAATAGAGAAAGGTGAACGGGATGTTAAGTCCGAGGAATTCCAGTACAAAAAAGCAGAGACTTATGAAAACCTGGTTGGAATTCGTGAGCTGACCGAAGCAATGGTTTACGATGCAGGAGAAAAGGATGAATTACTGGACATGTACGGTTTGATAGGTCCAACACCCCTGGACAGAGCAGGTCTGAAAAAAGTCATTACCCAATACAAAGAAACAGCCGATCGTTTGCGTTTAGAGGGAGATCCAAGAGTTCTGGCTGAAGCTATTGTCAATAAGCTGGTGACCTTGAAAGATGAAATGGAATCGCTCTGGCTGGATTACAGAACTGAAAAAGAAGATTCCATGGAAGCTTATGATATCCTGCAGGAGTGTTATGATGAAGGTTCGGAAAAGCTGCGTCATATCTATCGTTATGCTACTCTTGCCTGGGGAAAATATTCTCCCAAACTGCTCCTGCTGGGATTCGAACCGCTTACTCCTCCACCCGGACACGGACAACCGGATATACCGACCAATGTTACTGCCACCTGGGAAGATCCCAATGTTAAAATTGCCTGCGATCCCTGTGAAGGTGCAACCAGCTACCAGTTCGAATATTCGGATGACGGAGAGGAATTTATGGAATTATATGCAGGAGAAGAATACTCCTATACTTATGAGCCGCCGGCAAATAAAAGATATTATAGAATTCGGGCACGCAATGCCAACGGCTTTTCCGAATTCAGCGAAATTGTGGAGTTTGAACCTCCGAAAGTGTAA